TAAGTCTTAAGCAACACTTGATTCGGCAACCTCAAAGTTGCTATTGGGTAAAAATACAAACTATTGCCCGTCCCAGCCGTAAGATTCTGGAAGAAACCGCTTCAGCTTGGATTAAAGAAAATGGCGTAACTCCGATAGGGAATAGTACCGAGAATTCTTGCTGGACTGAACCTATTGATGCTAATCCGGCTATGACAGAGTTAGAAAAGGCACAATATCAGCAGAGTGAAGAAATAAACCAAATTAAAATAAGAAAGAAGGTAGCCAGGCGAGTAGAAGCCGAAATCCTCAAACAGTTGAGCGATCGCGGAGTTAAAATGGAAGTTAGATTTAATCCCAAACTAAAAGAAAAAGGTTTACTGGATTTAAAGTAAATAGATTCTGCCTTTGATATTTAGATAATCACCATTCCTGGCTCACCTGAAAATAACACTAATCGAGCTGTTTTTAGATTAATAGCCATTCATCCCACATAAATATGAAAGCTGCACTGCTAAATAATCGCTATCGCATTATTAGAACTTTGGGTAGGGGAGGCTTCGGTGAAACATACCTCACAGAAGATACTCATATGCCTTCAAGACGCAAATGCGTTCTCAAGCAGCTAAAACCGATTGTTAAACAGCCTAAAGTTCCTTTGTGGATGAAAGAGCGTTTTCAACGCGAAGCAGCAATTCTAGAAGAGTTAGGAGATGGCAGCAATCAAATTCCTCAGCTTTATGCCTATTTTTCTGAATCTGAAAAATTTTATTTAATCCAGGAATGGATTGAAGGTCTAACACTCGATCAATACTGGTCACAAGAAGGTAATCTGCATCGTGATGAAGTTAGACACATACTGTTACAGCTTTTGCCAGTACTAGAGTATACTCATAGCCGTCGCATTATTCATCGGGATATTAAACCTGAAAATATTATTTTACGCCAGGGAGATAAGCTACCTTTTTTAATCGATTTTGGTGCGGTTAAAGAAGCAATGGCAACACAGGTCAATCATAATTCAGGAAGTACCTATTCCGCTTCAATTGGGACTCCTGGGTATATGTCTTCAGAACAGGCAGCAGGTCGTCCGATTTACTCCAGCGATCTATACAGCTTGGGGTTAACCGCAATTTTCTTGTTGACAGGAAAATCTCCTCATGAATTAGAAACTGACCCTCGCAACGGGGAAATAATCTGGCAAGAACACGCTCATAATCTTGATTTAGAGCTAGCTGCGGTAATCGATCGAGCAATTCGATTTCATCCTCGCGATCGCTTTACTACTGCCCGAGAAATGCTGAACGCGCTTAATTCTCGAATGAAGGCTGGCGCAGTCACTAACCTTACAGGAGTAACCTTGAATGTTGCACCAAAAAGAACTGCTACGGATGATTATGCTTTAAACAATGGTCGCAACACCTTATTTATTGAGTCGAGGCAGCCGAAACGTCAAAAACGTAGTTTATTCACCACTGTTGGGTTGTTTTTGTTAATCGCTACGGGAGTTGCAGCGGGAACATTTGCCACAGGTTTTGCGATTATCTCTAGTTTAGTGCGATCGCCAGAAACTCCTACACAAGCAGAGGTAAAACTGCCATCTCGCCAACCAGATTTATTTCCCTTGGCAACAGACAGGGAAACAGAAGGGGGTCAACCTGAAATAAACAAAGAAGATCGCGATGCAGGGACCAAAACTAAATTACCAAAAATTGCCAATCAAGCCCAAAGGAATGAACAGAAATCTGAATCAGCAGATGAGTCAGAACAACCAGAAGCAACAATAAGCAAAAAAACACCAAAAACTCTAGCAAACAATAATTTAGATCCAACGCCAGAGATTAATATTCCCATCTTGACTACAGGAACGTCTGAAAGCCAATTAGTAAGTACTTTTGGACAGCCCAATTCCGAAAGAACAGGATGGCGACCAAACAGTAAAGTTCTGGTCTACTATGACGTGATTCCCGATCGGGTAAACTTGAGCTATCAATCAGACGATACGGGCAAAATTAGACAAACAGATATCGCTCTCAATCAGTCTGTAAGCTTAGGCGCAATGCAGGAAACTCTGGGTAGAATGCTGGGAGGTGATGCTTCTGCTGAAATAAAAGAAAAACTTCGTAGCGTCTACGATCGCCAGACCAATTTTAGTTTTTTTAAAGTAGATAATTTAGAGGGCAAAGTTCAACGAGATTCAAAAGATCGGATTAATATTTCAGTTTGGGAGCGAGGATTTCAATAAGAGACTATCAACTGGCAAATGTGAGGCGCGTTTATCGTCAAGGTAGCAGAGTCAAGATAGAAGAAATTGAGGGTGAATTAGGCTGAAGTTGGTTAAAAAAAAGCAAGTTTGTCCTTCTCGAGTTAAATGCTTCTGGTATATCGTTTGAGTATGATAGATGAAATATTATTCAAATAATTTATCCGAATGAAGGAAAGGTCTGATCCCACTTCCAATATTAGTTCAGAAAATATAGCAGAACTAGAAAACGGCAAAGCCCAAACAGACGAAGAATCTTTATCTTTAGTTAAATCCGAGTCGGCAGAATCAAACAAAATTAAGCGAACTCCCGTTGTCAAAAAAAATCCTGGTCGTCAGATCAGTTTTTCACAATCGCAACTGATTATAATCGCCTTGTTGCTGATGGGGTTAGGCTTATGGTTTCGCCTTCCCTGGTTGGGTATAACTAGTGCGATCGCCGCTTTATTACTTTCTCTGGGAGTGGTGTTTGCCTCGGTTAGAGTTTGGGTAATTAAGTTTCTTACCGTCCAAGAAAGAAGAACAATTCTGGCGTTTATTGGCTTTGTCGGCGCGATCGCAGGTCTATTTAATTATCTGGGAGTCTATCGCAATATTGGCGGCTGGTTAACTCAGTTTAAATATGACGAATTTGGTTCTTGGGCAGAGTGGATTGGTGCTATTGGACAAATAGCGATCGCTATTTTGGCGGTATATGTTGCCTGGGCGCAGTATGTCATTTCTAAAGACTTAACGATTCAGCAAAATAGGATTACTCAACAGCAAACCATTGATACCTATTTTCAGGGTATTTCCGATCTGACCATAAATGAAGAAGGTTTGTTGGAAGATTGGCCTCAGGAAAGAGCGATCGCTGAAGGTAGAACTGCCTCGATTATTTCTAGCATCGATGAAAATGGCAAAGCAAAAATTATTCGTTTTTTGTCTCAATCTCGCTTATTAACGCCTCTACAACGGGATAATCGTCTTGGCAGAGCCATTCTAGATGGTAGTGGTGGATACTCCGAAGATCGTGCTTATGGAATCAGAGTTATCGATCTGGGGGTTATGCTGGCAGGAGCGTATTTAGTAGGACAAGATCTGCGCTGGACAGATCTAAGCGAAGCCAACATGGTTAGAGCTAATCTTAGTCAATGCGACTTGGTTAAGGCTAATCTTGCCCGTACTGTTCTGTATGAAGCTAATTTAGCAGGGGCAGATATTAAAGGGACGCGTTTATTTTATGGTTCACTAGAAACCGCTACTCCCCGAAGCATTACTGCTCAACCAGACTACCAAACGGGAAAGCATACAGGCGTTGTCGTCGAAAAAGCTAATCTATCGGGAGTCAAAAGAATGAGCGAGGAACAGCGTTATTATTTGTGTTCTTGGTGTGGTGAAAAGTCTCGTTCGACAGTACCAGGAGGTTGCGAAGGGATTCCTAATAAGTTAGGCAGATGATTTGTTCTTGAACTTAGCAATCGGTTTTGTCTAAAAGTAATGAATATAGATACATCACAAACCAGTTACAGTCCCCCAATTTTGGCGGATTTAGGGGGCTATCGATCGCTAACCTATACGAATAAGATTTAGCATTACAACTGACCATGTTGTAAAAAATCGCCAACAACTCTGGTAAACTCAGAGGTTGATTCATAGGGAAGTACATTACGTCCAGGAATGATGCAGCCTTCCCCTTGAGAAAGATGGGACTTATAGGCATTTAATCGTTCTTGTACTGTTTCGGGTTTGCCTTCACGACTAATACTTGAGGTTTGTTCTCCCAAGACAACTAGAGTGGGTTGGGTAATTTTGGCGATCGCCGAAGCATAATCTTTGCGCCAAAACCCTGCTAAAAAAGAAAATACCGCATAGCGACTTTGCATATTGGTTGCTCCCTTAGTTAAATCATCTAACCAAAGGCGATCGACTTGTTCGGCTTCAGCAAATAGTTGGCGTATCGAAAAAGATTCGATAAACTGACGACGACGCGCATAACGATAAAAAAGATTACCTAAGCCAAGGGGTGAATTGAATAGCAAATTCCATAACAGTTTTTGCTGTTTTGGTTTGGCAGCATTGGTTATAGTTGGCCAAGCCGGAGGCGCAGACAACACCAATCCTTTAATCAAATTAGGCTCTAGAAATTGTAATAGCTCAATCGCGATCGGCAATGAAGCTCCTTGAACCACCAAAACCACAGGCTTTTTAACTACAGTCTCAATAAAGTATTTAAGTTGAGCTGCCCAATCACGAGGATAATAAGCCACCGAAGGCATCTCAGACTCACCGCACCCTAATAAATCGGGATTATAAATTATTAAACCAGAATTTTGTGCTGACCAAGTGTGAATGAAGCGTCGCCAAAATATACGGGATAGTCCTACCCCAATAGGATGAATTAAAACTAAAGGGGATGCTTCAGGTAATTCCTTGCCCGAGCCAAAAACAGTATAGGCACAGCGAAAACCTTGCCAAGAATAAAATTGAGAGGAAGAAAAGTTAGTCATGCCTCGATTAAATATTATTTTGCGAGCAATTTGTAGGTAGATTTTATCGCTTTATAATCTTGATAGCAGGTATCGAGCCAAGATTACTCTGATTTGAACTTAGTTAAAGATATTACCGTGTACTTTAATAAAATATAAAAAAATATAGCCAGTCTAATTATTGAGAGTTTTCTTGCTGTTTTCTACCTTGATTGAATAAATTGAAAAGTTTTCTATTGAAGCATCTTTGATAAAAATAATTAAAAATTTGTCGTCGAAGTTATTTTCTGCTTGAATATCAATTTGATACTTTTTCTTGATTTTCAGCCCGATAATTTTAAACCAAAAGTTTTGTTTGGGGATGTATGATACTGGCTGATGCACCGTCGGCTCAGATTGTTCGATTGAACTATTATCAATTAAGCCAAGCTTATTTACACTATTTGTGGCTAATAATAATAAATTGACAACTATAACGCCTTGACCAAAAATATCATAGTTTTTTAAGGCATACTGTTTGAGCAACAATCGATTATTGACAATAAAGCTTTTATTTTGTCTTTTATCTATAGAAGGATTATTGGTCATTTGACATGATAATTTAAACTATGTCTCAATATGTCTCGATATATTTAATTAGCGCTGTAAACAACGTTTCTACTATTAAAATAATCTTTGATTATCTTGATTCCAAACTCTAGGTTAATCTTGAAAACAGATTCCATCTTGTTGTTAAGATAACAAAAAAAAATGCCGATGCCCAGAATAATACTGTTAAAAACAACCTGGCTTTGTTAGAAGTCACAAAAAGCGATCGCGATTGTGTTAAAGTTCGATGTGACAAATTTTTAGCTCAGCTTTACTAGCAACCAAGTAAATTAACCAGATTCGGGCTTAACTTTTTAGTAAATTGGGCTTACCAATCATCAACTTCAGTTTGTCTTTGCAATAAAGAAATAGCCAAGGAGATGGCTTTTTTAACTTTCTCATTGCTTTCTATAGTCAAAGCATTTTGCAATGGCGCAATTGAACTGCGATCGCCCATCTTCATTAAGGACAAGGCTGCCGATTTACGGGTTTCTGCTTCAGGATGATTTAGTAGTTCGCTCAAGTAAGGAATCGCCGGTTGATATTTTAAATTACCCAAGACGGCTGCTGCTTCACTACGAACATTAACTGCGGTATCTTTTAAAGAGCTAAGCAATAGATTTAAGGCTTGGATATCGTCGCGATCTTCTTCAG
Above is a genomic segment from Coleofasciculaceae cyanobacterium containing:
- a CDS encoding GIY-YIG nuclease family protein; the encoded protein is MSTQIEMPSLSSLEYLPYLDNGCINEDVQGKIGVYSIFNQAKQMQYVGYSRDVYLSLKQHLIRQPQSCYWVKIQTIARPSRKILEETASAWIKENGVTPIGNSTENSCWTEPIDANPAMTELEKAQYQQSEEINQIKIRKKVARRVEAEILKQLSDRGVKMEVRFNPKLKEKGLLDLK
- a CDS encoding serine/threonine-protein kinase, with protein sequence MKAALLNNRYRIIRTLGRGGFGETYLTEDTHMPSRRKCVLKQLKPIVKQPKVPLWMKERFQREAAILEELGDGSNQIPQLYAYFSESEKFYLIQEWIEGLTLDQYWSQEGNLHRDEVRHILLQLLPVLEYTHSRRIIHRDIKPENIILRQGDKLPFLIDFGAVKEAMATQVNHNSGSTYSASIGTPGYMSSEQAAGRPIYSSDLYSLGLTAIFLLTGKSPHELETDPRNGEIIWQEHAHNLDLELAAVIDRAIRFHPRDRFTTAREMLNALNSRMKAGAVTNLTGVTLNVAPKRTATDDYALNNGRNTLFIESRQPKRQKRSLFTTVGLFLLIATGVAAGTFATGFAIISSLVRSPETPTQAEVKLPSRQPDLFPLATDRETEGGQPEINKEDRDAGTKTKLPKIANQAQRNEQKSESADESEQPEATISKKTPKTLANNNLDPTPEINIPILTTGTSESQLVSTFGQPNSERTGWRPNSKVLVYYDVIPDRVNLSYQSDDTGKIRQTDIALNQSVSLGAMQETLGRMLGGDASAEIKEKLRSVYDRQTNFSFFKVDNLEGKVQRDSKDRINISVWERGFQ
- a CDS encoding pentapeptide repeat-containing protein, whose product is MKERSDPTSNISSENIAELENGKAQTDEESLSLVKSESAESNKIKRTPVVKKNPGRQISFSQSQLIIIALLLMGLGLWFRLPWLGITSAIAALLLSLGVVFASVRVWVIKFLTVQERRTILAFIGFVGAIAGLFNYLGVYRNIGGWLTQFKYDEFGSWAEWIGAIGQIAIAILAVYVAWAQYVISKDLTIQQNRITQQQTIDTYFQGISDLTINEEGLLEDWPQERAIAEGRTASIISSIDENGKAKIIRFLSQSRLLTPLQRDNRLGRAILDGSGGYSEDRAYGIRVIDLGVMLAGAYLVGQDLRWTDLSEANMVRANLSQCDLVKANLARTVLYEANLAGADIKGTRLFYGSLETATPRSITAQPDYQTGKHTGVVVEKANLSGVKRMSEEQRYYLCSWCGEKSRSTVPGGCEGIPNKLGR
- a CDS encoding alpha/beta hydrolase gives rise to the protein MTNFSSSQFYSWQGFRCAYTVFGSGKELPEASPLVLIHPIGVGLSRIFWRRFIHTWSAQNSGLIIYNPDLLGCGESEMPSVAYYPRDWAAQLKYFIETVVKKPVVLVVQGASLPIAIELLQFLEPNLIKGLVLSAPPAWPTITNAAKPKQQKLLWNLLFNSPLGLGNLFYRYARRRQFIESFSIRQLFAEAEQVDRLWLDDLTKGATNMQSRYAVFSFLAGFWRKDYASAIAKITQPTLVVLGEQTSSISREGKPETVQERLNAYKSHLSQGEGCIIPGRNVLPYESTSEFTRVVGDFLQHGQL